A window of Roseburia hominis A2-183 genomic DNA:
AAGACGGATCGACACAGCTGATCCGTCGTGCCGAGACGCCGGAGGACTATTTCCGCACGTTTGACTGCTTTGATATCTTAAAGGATATGAAGCACCCGAAATAAGCGGCAGATCATTCCGGAAAAAGCACAGCAGCGAGGATGAGATATGTGCATTGATACAGAACGTTTTGAGCGTGCCAGGGGCAGAGTCATTGGAATCGAGCGGCAGAGGCTTGGAATCGGCACACTCTCGGAGAAGACGGTACATGCAGTGCTCAAGAATTATTATGCACCGGATGAGGATATGCATGAGATCCCGATTGAGAATTTTGTTGCGGATATTTTTGACGGGGAGGCAGTGATCGAGATTCAGACGCGGTCGTTCCAGAATATGCGGCGGAAACTTGCCGCATTTCTGCCGTTGTACCCGGTGACCATCGTCTATCCGATTCCGCATGTGAAGTGGCTTCACTGGATGGATGAGGAGACGGGGGAGATCTCTCCCGGGCGCAAATCGCCCAAGAAGGGAAATGCATACCAGGCATTCATCGAATTGTATAAGATCCGGCCGTTTCTGAAAGATCCGAATCTGAGACTACGGCTGGATCTCATTGACATGGAGGAATACCGTCTGTTAAACGGCTGGAGCCGGGACAAAAAGAAGGGAAGCGACCGCTTCGACCGGATACCGCTTACCTTCGTGGAGGAAGTGCGTGTGGACCGGAGGGAGGACTACATGCAGTTCATCCCCTATGAGATTCCGGAGGAGTTTACTGCAAAGGATTTTGCGGCATGCGCGAAGATTCCGGTGCGGCTGGCACAGACGGTGCTCCTGCTCCTGACGGATCTATTGATTGTGGAGCGGATTGGAAAGCAGGGAAGAAGTTATCTCTACCGGATCTGCGAGATTGAATGAATCTCTTCCCAAGCGGGGCGTTCTGTGTTATACTGACTGCCGGATGTATATTTATGCAGTATCTATGTGAGAGATAAGGAAGCATGAGGTAGATAGTACGATGAAAAACACAGCAATCAAATTATCCGGCATACTGCTTGCCGGAGCGGTCTTTTTTTCGACGCTGTTAGGTTACGGCACACAGGTTGCCGCGGCGACGGCGATAGGCAGCGACACGGAGGCGGGACAGGCATCCGGCGACGGTTCTGTTACGTCGGTTGCGGATCTTCCGGGAAAGCATATCGGTGTACAGCTCGGCACGACCGGAGATATCATGGTCAGCGACTATGAGACGGACGGCTCGGGCACGGTAGTAGAGCGTTACAATAAGGGCGCGGATGCCGTGCAGGCATTAAAGCAGGGAAAGTTAGACTGCGTGATTATTGACGAATTGCCGGCGCTGGCATTTGTGGAGCAGAACGAAGGGCTTAAGATTCTCGAGGAGAACTTTGTTGAGGAGGACTATGCGTTCGTAATCGCAAAGGGTAACGAGGCACTTGTGGATCAGGTCAATGAGACGCTGCGCGAACTGAAGGACGAGGGTGTTCTCGATAGCATTGCGAAGAATTATACCGGAACGGACGAGGAGATTGGAAAGTATCCGTATGAAATTCTGGATGTGGAACGCACGAACGGCACGCTTACCGTTGGTACGAATGCGGAGTTTCCGCCGTATGAATACTATGAAGAGGGAAAGATCACCGGAATCGACATGGATATTATGCAGGCGGTCTGCGACAAACTCGGCATGGAGTTAAAGATCGAGGACATGGCGTTTGATTCCGTGATTCCTGCGGTGTCCACCGGAAAAGTCGACATCGGTGCATCGGGTTTTACGGTGACGGAGGAACGCAAAAAGAATGTGAATTTCACGGATACCTATGCAAAATCCAAGCAGGTCATCATCGTGAGAGATACATCTGTCACAGCAGAGAAGACAGGGATAGCAGAGAAGTTTTATGATAACTTTATCAAGGACAGCCGATATACCTATTTGTTAAAGGGACTTTTAAATACACTCATCATCACCGTGTTTGCGGTAATGATCGGTATTGTGTTTGGATTTTTGATCGCGATTGTAAGAACCAACCACGACAGAAACGGCGGGCTTACGATCTTAAATGCACTCTGCAAGGCATACCTTGCCGTTGTGCGCGGTACGCCGGTCATGATTCAGCTTCTGATTATTTATTATGTCATTTTCCAGAGCGTCAATACGGGAAAACTGTTCGTGGCAGTCATTGCGTTCGGACTGAACTCGGCGGCCTACGTGGCGGAAATCGTCCGGTCCGGTATTATGGCGGTGGACATCGGACAGTTTGAGGCGGGAAGAAGCCTTGGATTAAATTATAAGCAGACGATGTTAAGCATCATCCTGCCGCAGGCAGTCAAAAATATTCTGCCGGCACTCTGCAATGAGTTTATCAGTCTGTTGAAGGAGACTTCGATCAGCGGTTACATCGGGCTGATGGATCTGACCAAGGGCGGAGACATCATCCGAAGCGTGACGTACGAGGCGTTCATGCCGTTAATTGCGGTCGCGGCCATTTATTTCCTGATTGTCATGGGACTGAGCAAGGCAGTCGGACTGTTGGAAAGGAGATTGAGAAGCAATGAGCGATAATACGGTAATTCTGGAAGTAAAAGAGCTTCACAAGTCTTTTGACGGTCATGAAGTGTTAAAAGGAATCTCGACGACGATCAAAAAGGGCGATGTGCTGGCGCTGATCGGACCGTCCGGCTGTGGTAAATCCACGTTTTTGCGCTCCTTAAATCTGCTGGAGATTCCGACGGCGGGACATGTGCTGTTTGAGGGAACCGATCTGACGGATCCGTCGGTGGACATCAATCATGTCCGGGAGAAGATCGGCATGGTGTTTCAGCAGTTCAATCTGTTTCCGAACATGACGATTCTGGAAAATATCATGCTTGCCCCGGTAAAACTCGGCAAGATGACAAAAGAGGAAGCGAATACGCGCGCGATGGAGCTGTTAAAGCGCATCGGTCTGGCGGATAAGGCGGGCGCGTATCCCGCGCAGCTTTCCGGCGGACAGAAGCAGCGCATTGCCATCGTGCGGTCGCTGGCGATGGACCCGGACATCATCCTGTTTGACGAGCCGACCTCGGCGCTTGATCCGGAGATGGTCGGCGAGGTGCTCGCCGTGATGCAGGAACTGGCGGAGGATGGCATGACGATGGTGGTCGTGACACATGAGATGGGATTTGCCAGAGAAGTTGCGAACCGTGTGATGTTTATCAACGACGGCGTGATCCAGGAGGAGGGAACCCCGCAGGAGATTTTTGGCAATCCAAAGAGTCAGAGACTGCAGGAGTTTTTATCAAAGGTATTGTAAGAAGAAATAAGGACGGGCTGTCCGGCGCAAAAGAGGTGCCGCGGCCCGTTTTTTGTGCAACAGGCAAAGAATGTGTTTTGTATACTGCATCAGGAATACCTCCCGCAGGCGGAGAGCGGGGCGGAACATCGTTTGCAAGATGTGCGATTGTATGATAAGATAAATAACGATTTTTAGGAACGGAATCGTAAGGGAAGGAAGAACGCATATGAAATGGAATAAATACACGATAGAGACAACGACGGCGGCGGAGGACTACATGAGTGCGATGTTAGCCGACCTTGGCATTGAGGGAGTGGAGATTGAGGATAACATTCCGCTGTCCAAGGAAGATCAGGCGGATATGTTCATCGATTTTCTGCCGGAGCTTCCGCCGGATGACGGTGTGAGCCACGTCAGCTTTTATCTTGAGGATGACGGCGAGGACCGCACCGAACTGTTAAAGCAGGTAAAAGAGGCGTTGGAGGACTTAAGAAAAGTCGTGGATGTCGGAAGCGGCGTGATCACCTCCGACCAGACGGAGGATCTGGACTGGATCAACAACTGGAAGAAATTCTTCAGTTCCTTCTATATTGATGACATCCTGATCAAACCGACCTGGGAGGAATTAAAGCCGGAGGATGCCGACAAATTTTTAATCGAGATTGATCCGGGTGTGTCGTTTGGAACCGGCAAGCATGAAACGACGCAGCTGTGCATCCGCCAGCTGTTAAAGTATATCCGCGGGAACGATGCGTACACACCGGAAAACCGCACGCCGAAGGTACTCGACGTCGGCTGCGGAAGCGGCATTTTATCGATTGTGGCGTTGAAGCTTGGCGCGTCCGCGGTAGTCGGAACGGATCTCGATCCGGACTGCATGACCTCCACACATGAGAATATGGAAGTGAACCATCTCGATCCTTCGCTTGGCACATTTTATGTCGGCAATCTGATCGATGATGCAGCACTGCAGGAGAAAGTCGGCACGGAGGAATACGACATTGTGGTTGCCAACATTCTGGCAGACGTCATTATTCCGATGGCACCGGTGATTCCGGCACGCTTGAAACGCGGCGGTTATTTTATCACCTCGGGCATCATCGATTTCAAGGAGAACGCGGTAAAAGAAGCGATCGAAGCGGCCGGACTTACGGTGGTGGAGATCAATCATCAGGGCGAGTGGGTGAACATTACGGCGAGAAAGCCGGAATAAGGAAGACGATCCGGAAAAAGAAAAGACGATCTGGAATAAGGAAAGACGATCCGAAAAAAGGAAGATGATCCGAAGGAATGGCAGGCAGCCCGGAAATGAGGAGTTTATGTATCAGTTTTTTGTGGAAGACGAGCAGATTGCAAATGATCTGGTGATAATTGAGGGAAGCGATGTAAATCACATCCGCAATGTCCTGCGCATGAAATGCGGGGAAAAAGTGCGCATCAGCAGCACATCCGGCAGGAATTTCTTCGGCACGATTGACCGGATCGCAGAGAACGTGGTGGAGGTGTGCATCACGGAGGAGACGGCTTTAGATACGGAACTGCCCTGCCGGATCTGCCTGTTTCAGGGACTTCCAAAGAGCGACAAGATGGAGCTCATCATCCAGAAGGCAGTGGAGCTTGGCGCTGCGGAGATGATCCCGGTGGCGATGAAGAACTGCGTCGTAAAACTGGATGCAAAAAAAGCGGCGGCAAAGACGGCGCGCTGGCAGGAGATTGCAAAGAGTGCGGCAAAACAGTCAAAGCGCAGCAGAATTCCGGTGGTGAGAGAACCGGTGAATTACCGGGAGGCAGTCGCATTGGCGGGAGAACTCGACGTGGTGCTGCTGCCGTATGAGAATGAGCGCGGCATGGCGGCCACAAGGGAAGTGATGGAGCGGATTGCACCGGGGCAGAGCGTCGGCATTTTTATCGGACCGGAGGGCGGATTCGATCCGTCGGAGATTGCGCTGGCAAAAGAGGAGGGGATGCATCTGGTGTCCCTCGGAAAAAGAATTTTGCGCACGGAGACGGCGGGACTTGCAACCCTTTCTATTCTGATGTATCATATCGAGAGTGTGTCGGAAGCGGAAGAAGAGCGGGATCAGCCGTGATTCTGCGTCGGCGTTTGTTAGAAAGGCATGGTTTTAAAACAGATGGAAGCATATTTGGATAATTCTGCCACCACCCGGTGCAGTGAGCGCGCCAAAAACAAGATGGTGCAGATCTTAACGGAAGATTACGGCAATCCGTCCTCCCTGCACAACATGGGAAAGACGGCGGAGGATTATATTAAAGAAGCAAAAGAGCAGATCGCGAAGACGCTCCGCTGCGATGAGAAGGAGATCGTCTTTACGTCGGGCGGCACGGAGTCGAACAATATGGCGCTGATCGGCGGAGCGCTGGCAAACAAGCGCCAGGGAAAGCATATCATCACGACAGCGATTGAGCATGCGTCGGTACAGGCGCCGCTTGCCTACTTAAAAGAACTCGGCTATGAGATCACGGAATTGTCTGTGGATCATGACGGTATTATTTCGCTGGAGGAACTGCGGGATGCAGTGCGGGAAGATACGGTGCTGGTGTCCATCATGATGGTGAACAACGAGATTGGTGCGGTTGAACCGGTCGAGGAAGCGGCGAAGGTCATCAAGGCGAAGAATCCGGACACGCTGTTTCATGTGGATGCGATTCAGGCGTACGGCAAATTCCGCATCTGCCCGAAAAAGATGGGGATTGATCTGCTCTCGGTGAGTGGACACAAGATCCACGCGCCGAAAGGAACCGGATTTTTATATATTCGCGATAAGGTAAAAGTAAAACCGATCATCTACGGCGGCGGTCAGCAGAAGGGAATGCGCTCCGGTACGGAGAACGTTCCGGGCGTGGCTGCACTCGGCGAGGCAGCGGCGGAGATCTATGAGAATTTTGACGCGAAGACCGGTCATATGTATGAGATCAGGCAGAGGTTCATCGATGAGGTGACACAGATCCCGGGAGTGACGGTAAACGGTAAAACGGGACGGGACTCTGCGCCGCAGATTGTGAGTGTCACGATCGAGGATGTGCGCAGTGAAGTGATGCTCCATTCTCTGGAAGAATACGGCATCTATGTGTCGGCGGGAAGCGCATGCTCGTCCAATAAGCCGGCACCGAGCCGCACCTTGCAGGGCATCGGTCTGCCGAAGCAGAAGTTAGAGTCCACGATCCGGATCAGCTTCTGCGTCAACACAACGGAAGAAGAAGTGGATTATGCGGTCGAAAAAATGAAAGAGATCATTCCGTTCCGCAGAAAGTTCACCAGAAAGTAAAGGAGAGAGCCATGACATATAAAGCATTTTTGATTAAATATGCAGAGATTGCCATCAAGGGGAAGAACCGTTATCTGTTTGAGGATGCGCTGGTGAGCCAGATGAATCATGCCTTAAAGAAGGTGGACGGCACGTTCCATATCCGCAAGGAGCAGGGCAGAATCTACGTCGAGATGGAGGGCGAATACGATTACGATGGAGCTGTGGAGGCACTGCAGCATGTGTTTGGCATCGTGGGAATCTGTCCGGTCGTACTGCTGGAGGACGAGGGCTTTGATGCGCTGGCGGGGGAAGTCATCCGCTATATCGACGAGGTATACCCGGACAAGCATTTTACGTTCAAGGTCAATGCGCGCCGCGCGAGAAAGAATTACCCGTTGGAGTCGATGGAGATCAATGCCCAGATGGGCGAGCGGATCTTAGAGGCGTTCCCCGAGACGAGCGTGGATGTCCATAAGCCGCAGGTGATGTTTAATATCGAGATCCGCAACCAGATCAATGTGTACTCGACGGTCATTCCGGGACCGGGAGGTATGCCGGTCGGAACAAACGGAAAAGCCATGCTGCTCTTATCCGGCGGAATCGACAGCCCGGTGGCAGGCTACATGATTGCAAAGCGCGGTGTTACCATCGATGCGACCTATTTTCATGCGCCGCCTTATACGTCGGAGCGCGCCAAGCAGAAGGTCGTGGATCTGGCAAAGATCATTTCCAAATATACCGGACCGATCAATCTGCATGTGGTCAATTTTACGGATATCCAGTTATATATTTACGAACAGTGTCCGCATGAGGAACTGACGATTATCATGCGGCGCTACATGATGAAGCTGGCGGAGCATTTTGCAAAAGAGAACAAGTGTCTCGGACTGATTACGGGGGAGAGTATCGGACAGGTGGCGAGCCAGACCATGCAGTCGCTCGCGGCAACCAATGAGGTATGTACGATGCCGGTTTACCGTCCGCTGATCGGATTTGACAAGCAGGAGATCGTGGAGATCTCGGAGAAGATCGACGCTTATGAGACATCCATCCTTCCTTACGAGGACTGCTGTACGATTTTCGTGGCAAAGCACCCGGTGACAAAGCCGAGCTTAAACGTGATTCACAATGATGAGAGAAAGCTTTCCGAGAAGATCGATGCGCTGATGCAGGAAGCCATCGATACGGTGGAGGTAATCCACATCGAGGCGTAGATGTGCATCCTCGCGGTGCGGGTTTATGTAATAGGAACGAAGTCTCCTGTTACATAAAAAAACAGCCGCGGGAAATCCCGCGGCGTGTACCCCTGTCATGTATGAATTAGATTAAGTATGGCTTTAAAGTCTCCATAATCTCGTCCATGTTGTTCTCTGCATGGATTGCAAGGTCGATAGGCTTGGATAAATCTAAACTGAAGATACCCATGATGGACTTTGCATCGATGACGTATCTGCCAGAGATCAGATCAAAATCATATTCATACTGCGTAATTGCATTGACGAAGGACTTTACCTTGTCGATCGAGTTAAGGGAAATCTGTACTGTTTTCATGATAAAAAACCTCCTTAGGATTATCTGTTTCAAGATAGTTTTATAGTAATAGTTTTTCGTGGAAAAGTCAACACAAAAAGCGGATGAAACCATAAGAAAGCGTGAACAAAAAGCAATACAGAAATGAGGAAACAAGAATGAAAGCAGCATTGCATAATTTGGGTTGTAAAGTGAATGCATATGAGACGGAAGCCATGCAGCAGATTTTGGAGGAGGCGGGATATGAGATCGTGCCGTTTTCGGAGTATGCGGATGTCTATGTGATCAATACATGCTCCGTGACCAATATGGCGGACCGCAAGTCCAGACAGATGCTGCACCGGGCGAAAAAGCAGAATCCGGATGCGATTGTCGTGGGAGCCGGATGCTATGTGCAGACCAAGGAGGCACAGGCTCTCGTGGATGAGTCGATTGACATCGTGATCGGGAATAATAAAAAGCATGAGCTGGTGCCGCTGCTTCGGGAATACGAAGCATCCCACCGCAAGATGGCGTGTGTGGCGGACATCAATCACGAGAAGCAGGCATACGAGGAATTGTCGCTTTCGCGCACGGCAGAGCACACCCGGGCGTTTATCAAGGTGCAGGATGGCTGCAATCAGTTCTGCACATACTGTATTATTCCGTTTGCGAGAGGGCGTGTCAGAAGCAGGGAGCTTCCGGACGTCTTACAGGAGATACGGACGCTGGCAAAAAGCGGCTACCGTGAGGTGGTGCTCACCGGAATCCATCTGAGTTCCTACGGTGTGGACAACGGGGAGTCGCTGCTGCATCTGATCGAGGCGGTACATGAGCTGGAGGGGATCGAGCGGATCCGCCTGGGAAGCCTGGAACCGCGTATCGTGACGGACGCGTTTGCAAAAAGACTCTCGGAGCTGCCGAAGATCTGCCCGCATTTTCACCTGTCATTGCAGAGCGGCTGCGATACGGTGTTAAGCCGCATGAACCGGCGGTACGATACGGCGGAATATGAGGCGGGCTGTGCGCTGCTGCGCAGGTATTTTGAACATCCGGCAATCACAACGGATGTCATTGTAGGATTCCCGGGGGAGACGGAC
This region includes:
- a CDS encoding ABC transporter substrate-binding protein/permease encodes the protein MKNTAIKLSGILLAGAVFFSTLLGYGTQVAAATAIGSDTEAGQASGDGSVTSVADLPGKHIGVQLGTTGDIMVSDYETDGSGTVVERYNKGADAVQALKQGKLDCVIIDELPALAFVEQNEGLKILEENFVEEDYAFVIAKGNEALVDQVNETLRELKDEGVLDSIAKNYTGTDEEIGKYPYEILDVERTNGTLTVGTNAEFPPYEYYEEGKITGIDMDIMQAVCDKLGMELKIEDMAFDSVIPAVSTGKVDIGASGFTVTEERKKNVNFTDTYAKSKQVIIVRDTSVTAEKTGIAEKFYDNFIKDSRYTYLLKGLLNTLIITVFAVMIGIVFGFLIAIVRTNHDRNGGLTILNALCKAYLAVVRGTPVMIQLLIIYYVIFQSVNTGKLFVAVIAFGLNSAAYVAEIVRSGIMAVDIGQFEAGRSLGLNYKQTMLSIILPQAVKNILPALCNEFISLLKETSISGYIGLMDLTKGGDIIRSVTYEAFMPLIAVAAIYFLIVMGLSKAVGLLERRLRSNER
- a CDS encoding amino acid ABC transporter ATP-binding protein, with translation MSDNTVILEVKELHKSFDGHEVLKGISTTIKKGDVLALIGPSGCGKSTFLRSLNLLEIPTAGHVLFEGTDLTDPSVDINHVREKIGMVFQQFNLFPNMTILENIMLAPVKLGKMTKEEANTRAMELLKRIGLADKAGAYPAQLSGGQKQRIAIVRSLAMDPDIILFDEPTSALDPEMVGEVLAVMQELAEDGMTMVVVTHEMGFAREVANRVMFINDGVIQEEGTPQEIFGNPKSQRLQEFLSKVL
- the prmA gene encoding 50S ribosomal protein L11 methyltransferase, giving the protein MKWNKYTIETTTAAEDYMSAMLADLGIEGVEIEDNIPLSKEDQADMFIDFLPELPPDDGVSHVSFYLEDDGEDRTELLKQVKEALEDLRKVVDVGSGVITSDQTEDLDWINNWKKFFSSFYIDDILIKPTWEELKPEDADKFLIEIDPGVSFGTGKHETTQLCIRQLLKYIRGNDAYTPENRTPKVLDVGCGSGILSIVALKLGASAVVGTDLDPDCMTSTHENMEVNHLDPSLGTFYVGNLIDDAALQEKVGTEEYDIVVANILADVIIPMAPVIPARLKRGGYFITSGIIDFKENAVKEAIEAAGLTVVEINHQGEWVNITARKPE
- a CDS encoding 16S rRNA (uracil(1498)-N(3))-methyltransferase, yielding MYQFFVEDEQIANDLVIIEGSDVNHIRNVLRMKCGEKVRISSTSGRNFFGTIDRIAENVVEVCITEETALDTELPCRICLFQGLPKSDKMELIIQKAVELGAAEMIPVAMKNCVVKLDAKKAAAKTARWQEIAKSAAKQSKRSRIPVVREPVNYREAVALAGELDVVLLPYENERGMAATREVMERIAPGQSVGIFIGPEGGFDPSEIALAKEEGMHLVSLGKRILRTETAGLATLSILMYHIESVSEAEEERDQP
- a CDS encoding cysteine desulfurase family protein, with the translated sequence MEAYLDNSATTRCSERAKNKMVQILTEDYGNPSSLHNMGKTAEDYIKEAKEQIAKTLRCDEKEIVFTSGGTESNNMALIGGALANKRQGKHIITTAIEHASVQAPLAYLKELGYEITELSVDHDGIISLEELRDAVREDTVLVSIMMVNNEIGAVEPVEEAAKVIKAKNPDTLFHVDAIQAYGKFRICPKKMGIDLLSVSGHKIHAPKGTGFLYIRDKVKVKPIIYGGGQQKGMRSGTENVPGVAALGEAAAEIYENFDAKTGHMYEIRQRFIDEVTQIPGVTVNGKTGRDSAPQIVSVTIEDVRSEVMLHSLEEYGIYVSAGSACSSNKPAPSRTLQGIGLPKQKLESTIRISFCVNTTEEEVDYAVEKMKEIIPFRRKFTRK
- the thiI gene encoding tRNA uracil 4-sulfurtransferase ThiI, producing MTYKAFLIKYAEIAIKGKNRYLFEDALVSQMNHALKKVDGTFHIRKEQGRIYVEMEGEYDYDGAVEALQHVFGIVGICPVVLLEDEGFDALAGEVIRYIDEVYPDKHFTFKVNARRARKNYPLESMEINAQMGERILEAFPETSVDVHKPQVMFNIEIRNQINVYSTVIPGPGGMPVGTNGKAMLLLSGGIDSPVAGYMIAKRGVTIDATYFHAPPYTSERAKQKVVDLAKIISKYTGPINLHVVNFTDIQLYIYEQCPHEELTIIMRRYMMKLAEHFAKENKCLGLITGESIGQVASQTMQSLAATNEVCTMPVYRPLIGFDKQEIVEISEKIDAYETSILPYEDCCTIFVAKHPVTKPSLNVIHNDERKLSEKIDALMQEAIDTVEVIHIEA
- a CDS encoding HPr family phosphocarrier protein, with product MKTVQISLNSIDKVKSFVNAITQYEYDFDLISGRYVIDAKSIMGIFSLDLSKPIDLAIHAENNMDEIMETLKPYLI
- the mtaB gene encoding tRNA (N(6)-L-threonylcarbamoyladenosine(37)-C(2))-methylthiotransferase MtaB, whose product is MKAALHNLGCKVNAYETEAMQQILEEAGYEIVPFSEYADVYVINTCSVTNMADRKSRQMLHRAKKQNPDAIVVGAGCYVQTKEAQALVDESIDIVIGNNKKHELVPLLREYEASHRKMACVADINHEKQAYEELSLSRTAEHTRAFIKVQDGCNQFCTYCIIPFARGRVRSRELPDVLQEIRTLAKSGYREVVLTGIHLSSYGVDNGESLLHLIEAVHELEGIERIRLGSLEPRIVTDAFAKRLSELPKICPHFHLSLQSGCDTVLSRMNRRYDTAEYEAGCALLRRYFEHPAITTDVIVGFPGETDEEFETTERYLERIHFYEMHIFQYSRREGTKAAAMPDQVPEAVKKERSEKLLALGHRMSEEFRRYYLGRQVTALLEEEFLYDGKRYYTGYTKEYVKVAVETKKDLSNTFVTGTLKTQLTEDVYLLVEF